A DNA window from Iodobacter ciconiae contains the following coding sequences:
- the secE gene encoding preprotein translocase subunit SecE codes for MVSIDKIKVAASLLLVALGVTGFYLVPADQGIVRSLPVVLSLALAGFVLWFSNPGRAFVDYARDSIKEAQKVVFPTRKETWQMTGVVFLFVGVLSLFMWGVDSGLTWVFYDLILGRG; via the coding sequence ATGGTTAGCATCGATAAAATCAAAGTCGCAGCATCATTGCTGTTGGTTGCATTGGGCGTTACCGGGTTTTACCTGGTTCCGGCTGATCAAGGAATTGTTCGCTCATTGCCTGTAGTGCTTAGTTTGGCACTTGCAGGCTTTGTGCTATGGTTTTCTAATCCTGGTCGTGCGTTCGTAGATTATGCGCGCGACTCGATTAAAGAAGCGCAGAAGGTTGTGTTTCCTACTCGAAAAGAAACCTGGCAAATGACGGGCGTTGTGTTCCTGTTCGTTGGGGTGTTGTCCCTTTTTATGTGGGGCGTCGACTCCGGTCTGACATGGGTGTTCTATGATCTGATCTTAGGTCGTGGCTGA
- the tuf gene encoding elongation factor Tu codes for MAKEKFTRTKPHVNVGTIGHVDHGKTTLTAAISTILSKRFGGEAKDYSQIDSAPEEKARGITINTSHVEYETETRHYAHVDCPGHADYIKNMITGAAQMDGAILVCSAADGPMPQTREHILLARQVGVPYIIVYLNKADLVDDAELLELVDMEVRELLSKYDFPGDDTPIVVGSARLALEGDQSEHGEPSIFRLAEALDSYIPLPERAVDGAFLMPVEDVFSISGRGTVVTGRVERGVVKVGEEIEIVGITTTVKTTCTGVEMFRKLLDQGQAGDNIGALLRGTKREDVQRGQVLAKPGSITPHTKFEGSVYVLSKDEGGRHTPFFNGYRPQFFFRTTDVTGSVDLPAGTEMVMPGDNVEVTVSLIAPVAMEQGLRFAIREGGRTVGAGVVAKIIE; via the coding sequence ATGGCAAAAGAAAAATTTACGCGCACAAAGCCACACGTTAACGTTGGTACAATTGGTCACGTTGACCATGGTAAGACCACACTGACAGCGGCAATTTCGACAATCCTGTCGAAGAGATTCGGTGGCGAAGCAAAAGACTACTCACAAATCGACAGCGCGCCTGAAGAAAAAGCACGTGGTATTACTATTAATACTTCACATGTCGAGTATGAGACAGAAACTCGTCACTACGCTCACGTTGACTGCCCGGGCCACGCGGATTACATCAAGAACATGATTACCGGTGCTGCGCAGATGGATGGCGCGATCCTGGTGTGTTCGGCTGCTGATGGTCCTATGCCACAAACTCGTGAACACATCTTGCTGGCTCGCCAGGTTGGCGTTCCATACATCATTGTTTACCTGAACAAAGCAGATCTGGTTGATGATGCTGAGTTGCTTGAATTGGTAGATATGGAAGTTCGTGAACTGCTGAGCAAGTATGACTTCCCTGGTGATGACACTCCAATCGTGGTGGGTTCAGCCCGTCTGGCACTGGAAGGTGATCAGTCAGAGCACGGCGAACCATCGATTTTCCGTCTTGCCGAAGCACTGGATTCGTACATTCCATTGCCAGAGCGCGCAGTGGATGGTGCGTTCCTGATGCCAGTTGAAGACGTATTCTCGATCTCTGGTCGCGGTACTGTGGTAACTGGCCGCGTAGAGCGCGGTGTGGTTAAAGTGGGTGAGGAAATCGAAATTGTTGGTATTACTACAACAGTTAAGACAACATGTACCGGTGTTGAAATGTTCCGTAAGCTGCTGGATCAAGGTCAGGCAGGCGATAATATTGGTGCACTGCTTCGTGGTACTAAGCGTGAAGATGTTCAGCGTGGTCAGGTTCTGGCAAAGCCAGGTTCGATCACTCCGCACACAAAGTTTGAAGGTTCTGTTTACGTTCTGTCGAAAGATGAGGGTGGTCGTCACACTCCATTCTTCAATGGCTACCGTCCACAGTTCTTCTTCCGCACGACTGACGTAACAGGCTCGGTTGATTTGCCAGCGGGCACCGAAATGGTGATGCCGGGTGATAACGTTGAAGTCACTGTTAGCCTGATTGCTCCGGTTGCGATGGAGCAGGGTCTGCGATTCGCGATTCGCGAAGGTGGTCGTACTGTTGGTGCGGGTGTTGTTGCAAAAATTATTGAATAA
- a CDS encoding class I SAM-dependent methyltransferase, which yields MSVRPIDLTDFAALNLLRYPSKHAKDLRAWDASDEYLAEFIIANTPVLLINDAFGALHCAAGTQVFHINDSWCSRHAIEINSQQCFTPYSGQALAYGLVKLPKSLSLFQTQLQQVAKHLSKPLILYFSGMQKHVSKGHLDIIKSCCDDVEYLPTQRKARMYTARLRPGHTATTPYLQAVAELGLTLHNAPGVFAEQKTDIGSRFFIEHFDRLPGADSMADVGCGNGLLSLAYHQLHPKTDLHLFDESLAAVESAQLSFAANFPDACCQIQHSDGLSGAAAEGQTFDLILINPPFHQQNTVTTDIALSMFAQAKLCMSANSELWIVANRHLNYQAELKKSFRYIELIAQSAKFVIIKTKR from the coding sequence ATGTCAGTACGCCCGATAGATTTGACTGATTTTGCCGCGCTCAATTTACTGCGCTATCCAAGCAAACACGCTAAAGACTTACGGGCATGGGATGCAAGTGATGAATACCTTGCGGAATTTATTATCGCAAATACGCCCGTTTTACTTATCAACGACGCCTTTGGGGCTTTGCACTGTGCAGCGGGCACGCAGGTTTTCCATATCAATGACTCCTGGTGCTCGCGCCACGCGATTGAAATTAATAGCCAGCAATGCTTTACACCCTACTCCGGGCAGGCGCTGGCCTATGGCCTGGTTAAGCTGCCAAAATCTTTATCTTTATTTCAGACTCAGCTGCAGCAAGTAGCGAAGCACCTAAGTAAGCCACTGATCCTGTATTTTTCAGGCATGCAAAAGCATGTCAGCAAGGGGCATCTGGACATCATTAAATCTTGCTGCGATGACGTTGAATACCTCCCCACTCAGCGCAAAGCGCGGATGTATACAGCCCGCCTGCGGCCAGGTCATACCGCCACCACGCCCTATCTGCAAGCCGTAGCCGAGCTGGGCCTCACACTCCATAACGCACCTGGTGTTTTTGCTGAGCAAAAAACAGATATTGGCTCACGCTTTTTTATCGAGCATTTTGATCGCCTGCCAGGCGCAGATAGCATGGCCGATGTGGGTTGCGGCAATGGACTCTTGTCCCTCGCCTACCACCAGCTTCACCCCAAAACCGATTTACATTTATTTGATGAATCGCTGGCGGCGGTAGAATCGGCCCAGCTCAGCTTTGCCGCCAACTTCCCGGATGCTTGCTGCCAGATTCAACACAGCGACGGTCTCTCCGGTGCGGCTGCAGAGGGGCAGACTTTTGACTTAATTCTGATCAACCCGCCGTTTCATCAGCAAAATACTGTCACCACCGATATTGCCCTTAGCATGTTTGCCCAGGCCAAACTGTGTATGAGCGCCAATAGCGAATTATGGATTGTCGCTAACCGGCATCTGAACTATCAGGCGGAGTTAAAGAAAAGCTTTAGATATATCGAGCTGATTGCGCAAAGTGCAAAATTTGTAATTATTAAAACAAAACGCTAG